The following proteins come from a genomic window of candidate division WOR-3 bacterium:
- the ricT gene encoding regulatory iron-sulfur-containing complex subunit RicT, which translates to MLYFVKFHGVKYPMESEFTLKKGELVICEIKKEQYVGEVDVEIRSKIQPVGKISHIIYDTEKEKLKENKEAEKRALEFFKERVKQLGLPMKVIGVDREWNGKRYKFYFVAEKRIDFRELVKDLRNKFKCIIELRHLGIRDYAGFIGGLGLCGNALCCNTFLKEKPRIKLESARNQDIYISPSRISGLCGRLLCCLNFEADFYDEFTQAFPEREEIVRTDKGEGKVLYRNMLMGIVIISYPDETQEEIPIEEIKKRGEVWIQVKKQK; encoded by the coding sequence ATGTTATATTTTGTAAAGTTTCATGGTGTCAAATATCCTATGGAGTCCGAATTCACTTTAAAAAAAGGAGAGTTGGTTATCTGTGAAATAAAAAAAGAGCAATATGTAGGAGAAGTAGATGTAGAAATTCGTTCAAAAATCCAACCGGTGGGTAAAATTTCTCATATCATATATGACACAGAAAAAGAAAAGCTAAAGGAAAATAAAGAAGCAGAAAAAAGGGCTCTTGAGTTTTTTAAAGAGAGAGTTAAACAACTTGGACTTCCAATGAAAGTTATTGGAGTGGATAGAGAATGGAATGGAAAAAGATATAAATTTTATTTTGTTGCAGAGAAAAGGATAGATTTTAGAGAGCTGGTTAAAGATCTGAGAAATAAGTTTAAATGTATAATAGAATTAAGACACCTTGGAATTAGAGATTATGCTGGTTTTATTGGGGGACTTGGTCTGTGCGGAAATGCTTTGTGTTGTAATACTTTTCTTAAAGAAAAACCAAGAATAAAACTTGAAAGCGCGAGAAATCAAGATATATATATTAGTCCTTCGAGAATTTCTGGGCTTTGTGGAAGATTACTTTGCTGCTTAAATTTTGAAGCAGATTTTTATGATGAATTCACTCAGGCTTTTCCTGAAAGAGAAGAAATTGTTAGGACAGATAAGGGAGAAGGGAAGGTGCTATATAGAAATATGTTGATGGGTATTGTGATAATTTCTTACCCGGATGAAACACAGGAGGAGATTCCTATTGAAGAAATAAAGAAAAGGGGGGAAGTTTGGATTCAAGTAAAAAAGCAAAAGTAA
- the metG gene encoding methionine--tRNA ligase yields the protein MDSSKKAKVIVTGALPYANGPIHIGHFAGVYLPADIYTRFLKKKGKDVIYICGTDENGVPITIAAEKEGISPKELVTRYHNIIKDSLEKLGVKFENFSGTSRKIHYEFSQKVFLELYQKGYIEPKDSREFYCERCERFLPDRYVEGICPHCGYEEARGDSCDSCGSWLEADHLIEPRCKLCGATPVKKETKHWYLLLDKFQGDLEKWIEGKNWKKTVKSYLKGWLKEGLKPRAITRDLEWGVPVPLPDVPKNKVLYVWFDAPLGYISSTIEWAEKKGEPEKWKEYWQDPETVLVHFIGKDNIVFHGIIWPAIIMGLGNFILPSEIPANEYLNLEGAKVSTSRNIAVWLHEYLKDFPPDFLRYYLCCIMPETKDSEFKWKEFQERVNQELINNFGNFVNRTLKFIEKYYDGKIPEIGELSKEDKKILGEVNYVIDKIDKALSEFHFRNAIKLWMEISSIGNRYYDKMKPWETMKTSKERTNTTIYLCTHLIHILATIGELFVPFSAEKVLTMLNLKEKEWERLKEIEVPGGHKIKGIKPLFRKIEDSEIEKQFKGEKEMSYITIEDFKKIELKIGIIEKVEEIEGSNKLYKLIVDTGEKRTIVAGIKQYYKKEELLNKKIVVATNLKPATIMGVKSEGMLLAADDGKILSILSPDKEINPGAKIS from the coding sequence TTGGATTCAAGTAAAAAAGCAAAAGTAATAGTAACAGGTGCTTTACCTTATGCAAATGGCCCCATTCACATTGGGCACTTTGCTGGGGTTTATTTGCCTGCTGATATTTATACTCGATTTCTAAAGAAAAAAGGAAAAGACGTAATTTATATTTGTGGAACTGATGAAAATGGTGTGCCAATCACAATAGCTGCAGAAAAAGAGGGGATTTCTCCAAAGGAGCTTGTAACCCGTTATCATAATATTATAAAAGACTCCTTAGAAAAACTTGGAGTGAAATTTGAGAATTTTTCTGGAACCTCAAGGAAGATCCATTATGAGTTTTCCCAAAAAGTTTTTCTTGAGTTATATCAGAAAGGTTATATAGAACCAAAGGATTCAAGAGAGTTTTATTGCGAGAGGTGTGAGAGATTCCTGCCAGATCGATACGTAGAAGGAATTTGCCCTCATTGTGGTTATGAAGAGGCCAGAGGAGATTCTTGCGATTCCTGCGGAAGTTGGCTTGAGGCAGATCATTTGATAGAGCCAAGGTGTAAATTATGCGGAGCGACTCCAGTAAAGAAAGAGACTAAGCATTGGTATCTTCTATTAGATAAATTTCAAGGAGATTTAGAAAAATGGATAGAGGGAAAGAATTGGAAAAAAACTGTTAAGAGCTATCTTAAGGGTTGGCTTAAAGAAGGTCTTAAACCTCGTGCAATAACAAGAGATTTAGAATGGGGCGTTCCGGTTCCTTTGCCAGATGTGCCTAAAAACAAAGTTTTATATGTTTGGTTTGATGCCCCTCTTGGTTATATTTCTTCAACAATTGAATGGGCAGAGAAAAAAGGAGAACCAGAAAAATGGAAAGAATACTGGCAAGATCCAGAAACAGTTCTTGTTCATTTCATTGGGAAAGATAATATCGTATTCCATGGAATAATTTGGCCAGCTATAATTATGGGTCTTGGTAATTTTATCCTCCCTTCTGAGATTCCAGCAAATGAGTACTTAAATCTTGAAGGAGCAAAAGTCTCTACAAGTAGAAATATTGCTGTGTGGCTTCATGAATATCTTAAGGATTTTCCTCCAGATTTTCTTCGCTATTACTTATGTTGTATAATGCCAGAAACAAAGGACTCGGAATTCAAATGGAAAGAGTTTCAGGAAAGAGTGAATCAGGAACTAATAAATAATTTTGGGAACTTTGTAAATAGGACTTTGAAATTTATAGAGAAATATTATGATGGTAAGATTCCAGAAATTGGGGAATTAAGTAAAGAGGATAAGAAAATTCTGGGGGAAGTGAATTATGTGATTGATAAAATAGATAAAGCTCTTTCAGAATTCCATTTTAGAAATGCAATAAAACTTTGGATGGAAATAAGCTCAATCGGAAATAGATATTATGATAAGATGAAGCCTTGGGAAACTATGAAGACCTCAAAAGAAAGGACAAATACAACAATTTATCTATGCACTCATTTGATCCATATTCTTGCAACAATTGGGGAACTTTTTGTCCCATTTAGCGCAGAAAAAGTCCTTACAATGCTAAATCTAAAAGAGAAAGAATGGGAAAGATTGAAAGAAATAGAAGTCCCAGGAGGTCATAAAATAAAAGGAATAAAACCTCTTTTCCGAAAGATTGAAGATTCAGAAATTGAGAAGCAGTTTAAAGGAGAAAAAGAGATGTCTTATATCACAATAGAGGATTTTAAAAAAATAGAACTTAAAATAGGAATAATAGAAAAAGTGGAAGAGATTGAGGGTTCTAATAAACTTTATAAACTCATTGTAGATACTGGAGAAAAACGGACCATTGTAGCAGGTATAAAGCAATATTATAAAAAGGAAGAACTCTTAAATAAAAAAATTGTGGTTGCGACAAATTTAAAGCCTGCAACAATTATGGGGGTAAAATCAGAAGGGATGCTTCTTGCAGCAGATGATGGTAAGATCTTATCTATCCTTAGCCCAGATAAAGAAATTAATCCTGGAGCAAAAATTTCATAA
- a CDS encoding geranylgeranylglycerol-phosphate geranylgeranyltransferase: MRLLNSFIAGATVLLGGFLSVSKINFSIFLAGLSTIFITIGGNLINDFFDLPIDKINKPERPIPSGKIKKNEALLISIILFLFGNILLSFLGLKLLIVGFTATILLIIYTPFLKKLPLIGNIIIASLLSLTIIVGGVASSRPLGIKNAILPSLLIFLLNFPRELLKDGEDLIGDREAGLRTFPVVYGIRKTRLLAIFLLWVLFFSVLGSSFIFGKLFASCAIPGIAVPILIVIKKSSPTPLWFSAAQRILKILIFPGFISLFISKL, from the coding sequence ATGAGACTTCTAAACTCTTTTATTGCAGGAGCCACTGTTCTTCTTGGCGGCTTTCTTTCTGTTTCTAAAATTAATTTTTCTATATTTCTTGCTGGTTTATCCACTATATTTATAACTATTGGGGGGAACCTAATTAACGATTTCTTTGATCTCCCCATTGACAAAATAAATAAACCAGAAAGGCCAATTCCTTCTGGGAAAATTAAGAAAAATGAAGCATTATTAATTTCAATTATATTATTCCTCTTTGGAAATATATTATTGTCATTTCTCGGTTTGAAACTCTTAATAGTAGGATTTACTGCAACAATTTTATTAATTATCTACACGCCCTTCTTGAAGAAGTTACCTTTAATTGGGAATATTATTATAGCTTCACTACTTTCTTTAACCATTATTGTTGGAGGAGTGGCTTCAAGTAGACCTCTTGGAATAAAAAACGCAATATTACCTTCATTATTAATATTTTTGTTAAACTTCCCAAGAGAATTATTGAAAGACGGAGAAGATTTAATAGGAGATAGAGAAGCTGGTTTAAGAACATTTCCGGTAGTTTACGGAATAAGGAAAACACGTTTGTTAGCTATTTTTCTTTTATGGGTTCTTTTTTTTAGTGTATTAGGTTCTTCTTTTATCTTTGGGAAGCTTTTCGCCTCTTGTGCGATTCCCGGAATTGCAGTGCCAATTCTTATTGTAATAAAGAAATCTTCACCCACTCCTTTATGGTTTTCTGCTGCCCAAAGGATCTTAAAAATATTGATTTTTCCGGGATTTATATCTCTTTTTATAAGTAAACTTTAA